The DNA window CTGGGCGGCCCCACGGCCAACATGTACCGCCTGGGCTGCCGCACGCCCGAGATCGAGGCGGCCTGCCGCAAGCCGAGCTGTGTGTATCCCGGCATCTGCTCGAACCTGACGACCGACCACAACCCGCTGATTTCCATCTACAAGCGCGGCCGGGCGATCAAGGGCATCAAGAAAATCCTCATCAGCTCCGGCTTGCGCTACGACCTGGCCAACCAATCGCCCGAGTACGTGAAAGAACTGGTGCAGCACCACGTGGGCGGGTATCTCAAGATCGCGCCCGAGCACACCGAGGCTGGCCCGCTCACCAAGATGATGAAGCCGACGATCGGCAACTACGACAAATTCAAGCAGCTGTTTGAGAAATACTCGGCCGAGGCGGGCAAGAAGCAGTTCCTCATCCCCTACTTCATCGCCGCCCATCCCGGCACCAGCGACGAAGACATGATGAACCTGGCCATCTGGCTCAAGAAACACAGCTTCCGCGCCGACCAGGTGCAAACCTTCTACCCCAGCACCATGGCCAGCGCCACGGCGATGTACCACACCGGCATCAACACCCTCAAGGGCGTGCACCGCGATGAACGGGGCGAAAAGGTGGACGTGGTGCGCGGCGAAAAACGCCGCCGCCTGCACAAAGCTTTTTTGCGCTACCACGACCCGAAGAACTGGCCGCTGCTGCGCGACGCGCTCAAGGCCATGGGCCGCGCCGACCTGATTGGCAACGGCAAGCACCATTTGATTCCCACCTTCCAGCCTTTGGCGGGTGCGTGCGGTAGCCAGAAGAACGAGAAGTTCCTGACGATTCCGTCGATGGTGATGGAGAAAAACCAGCCCAAGCCGGGACAGATTCTGAGCCAGCACACGGGCCTGCCGCCGCGTGCGGGAACTGCAGGCAAAAAGCCAAGCTATCGCCCGTCTGGTAAGCGCTAAAAGCTATTGTTTTTGATGGTGTGAACGGGGCGCTGGAGCGCGGGGCTGTTCACTCATTGTCCGGTTGGGCGCTGCGGTGTGCGTGCCCACCGTCACCGATTGATTGGTGTCGCTCAGCGGCTGCTCAATCAGGTCTTCAATGACCAAAGTTCGGCAATAGAACGCTGCCACCGCGCCTGCTGCTTGCAGCTTGGCCCTGAGCGAGTCGGCATCGTCGTGCTTGCCCACCTCCACCAACAGGCCGTGGTGGCCAGGTCGGCAATGCTGCGCACCAAATCACTTTCTACGCTCATAGAAGACAAGAGCGAATCAGCATGAATTCGCAAGGGTCAGTACTGCCAAACCCAATCCACTTGGGCCATGCCGGTCAAAAGTCACTGTGAAGCAGTGCGCAAACCAAAAATGCCTGCGTCGTTGGATGCCAATGGTCGAGATTGGCGAAGGATGCCGACGTGCACCTCACGCCCGACACGCGCATACTCGCTCCCGTGATGCGATCCCTTCGCATCCAATTGGAGATTCATCCATGAATCACACAGTTTTGATCACAGGTTGTTCCTCGGGCATCGGTGCGGCTGCGGTGCAGCACTTTGCCGCGCAGGGCTGGAACGTCGCCGCGACGCTGCGCAACCCCGCTAGCGCCCACTTCGAGGACGGCGCGGGCAAGGTGGCGACCTTTGCGCTTGATGTGACAGACCAGAAGTCAGTCGACGCGGCAGTGGCGCAGGCTGCGGAGCGTTTCGGGCAGATCGACGTACTTATCAACAACGCCGGCTACGGCCTGTTCGGCCCGTTCGAGACCGCCACGCAAGAGGTCATCGAGCGCCAGTTCCAGACCAACGTTTTTGGCGTCTTTGCGGTGACGCGCGCCGTGCTGCCGCACATGCGCGAGCGCGCCAGCGGCGTCATCATCAACGTGGCCTCGCTCACGGGCCTGGTGGCAATGCCGCTGTACTCGCTCTATGCGGCGTCCAAGTTCGCCGTGGTGGGTTTTTCAGAGTCGCTCAGCCACGAACTGGGGCCCTTGGGCATACGGGTGAAGGTGTTTGCCCCCGGCGCGGTGGCGACCGACTTTTCGGGCCGCTCGCTGGTGCGCACGTTTGAGGGCGACGGCGGCCCTTATGCACAATCCATTGGCAAGGTCATGGGCGTGTTTGCGGCCAATCGAGGCACCAGCAATGCCTCTACTCCTGAGCAACTGGCCCAGGCGCTGTACGACGCGGCGACCGATGGCAGCGCGCAGCTGCGCTATGTGATTGGCGAGGACGCCAAGGCGCTGATGCAAACCCGCAAGGATATCGGTGAAGAAGCCCTGATGGGTGCCATGCGCCAACGCTTTGGGTTGGCTGGTTGAAGCCTACGCCGGTTCGGTCAGAACGGCAAAGGTATGCGCCATTTGATTCCCACCTACCAGCCCATGGCCGGCAGTTGCGGCAGCCAGAAGAACGAGAAGTTATTGACCATTCCTTCGATGGTGATGGCGAAGAACCAGCCCAAGCCAGGGCAAATTTTGAGCCAGCACACCGGCCTGCTGCCCCGGGTCACCGGAAGCGCACGACCCGGGCCAAAGAAGAAGCCGCGCTGAACGGGCACGGCATGCTGGCAGCGCCGTAGGCATGGTGGAGACCTTGCCGAACGGCTGGTTCGCTGGACATTCTCTTGATGAATGACGCCATCCCTCACAGAATGAACTCTGTTGGGAGGCTGTAGGTGTGAGCCAACGGCGGTGTCTGGTGCTTGCAGATATGGGCCGCGTACGCTGTGCCCCAAGATCGGTACGAAACAGGGGAAAGGTCAAGTCGCGCAATGGTTCATCTGTCACACATCCTGCTGCTGCTGGGCGTTGCGGTCGCCGTGGTGCTCATTTTTCAGCATCTGCACATTCCCACCAGCCTGGGCTACTTGCTGGTCGGGGTCATTCTCGGTCCGCACACGGTCGGACCGATTGTCGATGTACCGGAGTTCAAGACCATGGCGGAGTTTGGCGTGGTCTTTCTGCTGTTCACGATCGGGCTGAATTTCTCTTTGCCGCAGTTGCACGCCCTTCGCGATCAGGTGCTTGTGCTTGGCACGGGGCAGGTGGTCTTCACGACCACCTTGGTCGGTGTCACCGCTTGGTTGGCGGGACTGCCTGCCGCTGTGGCATTCGTCATCGGAGCGGTGTTTGCCCAGTCCTCCTCCACCATCATCGGCAGCCAGTTGGCAGAACAAAAGGAAGAGAACTCACCCCACGGCCGACTCGGGCTGGCAATGTCGGTGTTCCAGGACGTCACTGCGGTGCCTTTTCTGGTCGTCATTCCTGTGCTGGGCATGGCGGTGGGGGCCGATATCCTGGCTCTCGAGCTGGGTTGGGCAATGGTCAAAGCCCTGCTGGCGTTTTCCCTCGTGTTTTATGTTGGTCGCTGGTTGCTGCGCCCGCTGTTTCGCTTCGTCACGCGGCGCCGCTCAGCAGAGGTGTTTACGCTGGCCGTATTGCTAGTGGCATTGCTCGCCGCCTGGACGACCTTCAGCCTCGGCATGTCGCTGGCGTTCGGTGCGTTTCTGGCCGGCATGATGCTGGGCGAGACAGAGTTTCGTCACCAGGTTGAATCGAGCATCCGCCCTTTCCGAGACGTGCTGCTCGGCCTCTTTTTTATCGGTATCGGCATGTTGTTCGACCCGGCGGCGATCCCTCGCATATGGCATTGGGCTTTGCTTGGCACCTTGCTGCTGTTGGTGAGCAAGATCCTGCTGGTCGCGGCGATGGTGAAGAAGAGCGGCATTGACACTCTGATGGCGTGGCGCACGGCGTTGTTGCTGGCTGTGGGCGGAGAATTCGGTTTCGCCCTGCTGGCCATTGCCCTCGATGCCAAGGTGATCGACATCGATGTGGGGC is part of the Simplicispira sp. 125 genome and encodes:
- a CDS encoding SDR family oxidoreductase; protein product: MNHTVLITGCSSGIGAAAVQHFAAQGWNVAATLRNPASAHFEDGAGKVATFALDVTDQKSVDAAVAQAAERFGQIDVLINNAGYGLFGPFETATQEVIERQFQTNVFGVFAVTRAVLPHMRERASGVIINVASLTGLVAMPLYSLYAASKFAVVGFSESLSHELGPLGIRVKVFAPGAVATDFSGRSLVRTFEGDGGPYAQSIGKVMGVFAANRGTSNASTPEQLAQALYDAATDGSAQLRYVIGEDAKALMQTRKDIGEEALMGAMRQRFGLAG
- a CDS encoding cation:proton antiporter produces the protein MVHLSHILLLLGVAVAVVLIFQHLHIPTSLGYLLVGVILGPHTVGPIVDVPEFKTMAEFGVVFLLFTIGLNFSLPQLHALRDQVLVLGTGQVVFTTTLVGVTAWLAGLPAAVAFVIGAVFAQSSSTIIGSQLAEQKEENSPHGRLGLAMSVFQDVTAVPFLVVIPVLGMAVGADILALELGWAMVKALLAFSLVFYVGRWLLRPLFRFVTRRRSAEVFTLAVLLVALLAAWTTFSLGMSLAFGAFLAGMMLGETEFRHQVESSIRPFRDVLLGLFFIGIGMLFDPAAIPRIWHWALLGTLLLLVSKILLVAAMVKKSGIDTLMAWRTALLLAVGGEFGFALLAIALDAKVIDIDVGQIALTAVLFSMIAGAFLIRFNHAIASRLVGVRRDADQGLAHPLSDAPEPQVVIGGYGRVGHTIAVLLHASNVPFVAFDTDPKRVMQGRADGYPVLYGDITDAELLAAVHVERAALVVITLDDHANALRTVGVLRSSCPHVAVIARAQDLESSSRLIDAGATHAYPEAIEASLRLGATALRMLSIPTDDIDSMLQDVRDWDYKPVLENETAPEKNP